One segment of Anopheles stephensi strain Indian chromosome 3, UCI_ANSTEP_V1.0, whole genome shotgun sequence DNA contains the following:
- the LOC118509141 gene encoding GATOR complex protein Wdr59 isoform X1 — protein MSSFTESRAGGSLGGLIGVGGAGTVGSEPLCLQRKSSWVREYRDLQANVMSVDWTGSWILLAGRRLLALQSLRDYECTDASNPRMDDTIDCGLRKFQRHSKYEVTAAEWAICQNSQEYCAIATCQQIEVVTWRSGEPTLQHSLRAHTRMITDIDWHSKVPHLLASCSIDTFTHLWDLRDPRKPVLSLSAVCMSGASQVGFNRVSGNLVATAHDGDLRIWDQRKGSCPIQYITAHLSRIHGINWSHDHETSLSTASQDGTVKYFDINNPRRAEKIITTSCPVWRARYTPFADGLVTTSVPQQGRGENSLLMWNNSKQDAPICALVGHTDVVLDFAWGRKDIHDPELITWSRDQTIRIWRIDEEVRKLCERYPPDDDDGFMIEEAGSNGGNGGGLPSSSGKFTLSGCPKSPMREKQPSVSLQHEFSLLNPNIPHIDIEVLDPIKRTATVRISVNGYVIMLQVNFPPLYPNNGTVPEFHYCQGTSLDDALSVTLMKVLRTTASQRVKKGRTCLEQCLRALVNQLKKSFNNGDRHLRLQSPRLEGALSSALHDACVPFPKTSGVRFSQVGILVTFSRPLNTKRISLKQQNTTPRALSALSGGYLGNVMGSQPILYAHRDPSTSSFYLPDRKSSRHRGSSVKINVSPVHVYDVSKILYVSRELAEHYIINTTNVAEMCRHNRAAAEKYGRPDLVQCWSLAEMIAQPSTEFETDDDMLCAQNPFAKSLLESLIHHFARIHDVQTAAMLCCAFGRHCPSALELSMSSSSSSKSINQSHLLSGHRKIKPSGSPYHTILPVDPSSNQGWILAQQLKHLRSNSWSDSLDDIRLGGSSSAVVGFGGDIGTRCLLGDSNRYLYDNFKRSYAEMLYRWGLLVQRAKVLKYLSSYVDTPRCVEFVTECLNCCRVGAPACASCKKPVLYCSLCRLPVRGAANACLHCGHGGHTEHMRIWFERHDVCATGCGCPCLSKSSKLCNL, from the exons ATGTCATCCTTTACCGAGTCGCGCGCTGGCGGAAGTTTGGGCGGTTTGATCGGTGTCGGTGGTGCGGGAACCGTCGGCAGCGAGCCATTATGTCTGCAGCGCAAAAGTTCCTGGGTGCGGGAGTACCGCGATCTGCAGGCGAACGTAATGTCCGTCGATTGGACCGGTTCGTGGATACTGCTGGCCGGTCGGCGACTGCTCGCCCTGCAGTCACTGCGTGACTACGAGTGTACGGACGCCAGCAACCCGCGCATGGACGATACGATCGACTGTGGGCTGCGAAAGTTTCAGCGCCACTCGAAGTATGAGGTGACGGCCGCCGAATGGGCCATCTGCCAGAACAGTCAGGAGTACTGTGCGATCGCTACCTGCCAGCAGATCGAGGTCGTCACGTGGCGCTCCGGCGAACCGACCCTGCAGCACTCGCTTCGAGCGCACACCCGAATGATAACGGACATCGACTGGCACTCGAAGGTGCCGCACCTTCTGGCCAGTTGCTCGATCGACACGTTCACGCATCTGTGGGATCTGCGCGATCCCCGGAAGCCGGTACTGTCGCTGAGTGCGGTCTGTATGTCCGGTGCCAGTCAGGTGGGTTTTAATCGGGTCTCGGGGAATCTGGTCGCCACGGCCCACGATGGCGACCTGCGCATCTGGGACCAGCGCAAAGGTTCGTGTCCGATACAGTACATAACGGCGCATCTGTCGCGCATCCACGGTATCAACTGGAGCCACGATCACGAGACGAGCCTGTCCACCGCTAGCCAGGACGGTACGGTGAAATACTTCGACATAAACAACCCGCGCCGGGCGGAGAAAATCATCACGACGTCCTGTCCAGTGTGGCGGGCCCGGTACACCCCGTTTGCGGACGGTCTGGTTACGACCAGCGTTCCGCAGCAGGGGCGCGGCGAGAACAGTCTCCTGATGTGGAACAACTCCAAGCAGGACGCGCCCATTTGCGCGTTGGTCGGGCATACGGACGTCGTGCTGGACTTTGCCTGGGGCCGGAAGGACATTCACGATCCCGAGCTGATTACGTGGTCGCGCGACCAAACCATACGCATCTGGCGCATCGACGAGGAGGTACGGAAGCTGTGCGAACGCTACCCACCGGACGATGACGACGGGTTCATGATCGAGGAGGCTGGCAGTAATGGGGGGAATGGCGGAGGCCTACCCAGTAGTTCCGGCAAATTTACGCTGTCCGGCTGCCCGAAGAGTCCGATGCGCGAGAAGCAACCGTCGGTTTCGTTGCAGCACGAATTTTCGCTGCTAAACCCCAACATTCCGCACATCGACATTGAGGTGCTGGATCCGATCAAGCGTACCGCCACCGTACGAATCTCCGTCAATGGGTACGTGATCATGTTGCAGGTGAACTTTCCACCGCTCTACCCGAACAACGGGACGGTGCCGGAGTTTCACTACTGTCAGGGAACTTCGCTGGACGATGCGCTTTCCGTGACGCTCATGAAGGTTCTGCGGACCACCGCCAGTCAGCGTGTGAAAAAGGGTCGCACGTGTCTGGAGCAGTGTTTGCGGGCGTTGGTGAATCAGCTGAAGAAATCGTTCAACAATGGAGATCGCCATCTGCGGCTACAGTCGCCCCGGCTGGAAGGTGCGCTCAGTAGTGCACTGCACGATGCGTGTGTACCATTCCCCAAAACCTCTGGGGTTCGGTTTAGCCAGGTGGGCATCCTCGTAACGTTCTCGCGTCCGCTGAACACGAAACGCATTAGCTTGAAGCAGCAAAACACGACACCGAGAGCACTGTCGGCACTGAGCGGTGGTTATCTGGGGAACGTGATGGGATCGCAACCCATTCTGTACGCTCATCGGGATCCTAGCACGTCATCGTTTTATCTGCCGGATAGG AAATCATCGCGCCACCGAGGATCGTCGGTCAAAATCAACGTATCGCCCGTGCACGTATACGACGTGTCGAAGATCCTCTACGTAAGTCGCGAGCTGGCGGAACACTACATCATCAACACCACAAACGTGGCCGAAATGTGTCGCCATAATCGTGCCGCGGCGGAAAAGTACGGTCGACCGGATCTGGTACAGTGCTGGTCGCTGGCCGAAATGatcgcacaaccgagcacCGAGTTCGAGACGGACGACGACATGCTGTGCGCTCAGAATCCGTTCGCCAAAAGTCTCCTGGAGTCGCT CATTCATCACTTTGCCCGCATCCACGATGTACAGACGGCGGCAATGCTTTGCTGTGCGTTCGGTCGCCACTGCCCATCCGCACTGGAGCTGTCGATGAGCTCCAGTTCGAGCAGCAAATCCATTAACCAAAGT CACTTACTTAGCGGTCATCGAAAAATTAAG CCAAGCGGTTCACCGTACCACACGATCCTTCCGGTCGATCCATCCTCCAACCAGGGCTGGATACTGGCCCAGCAGCTGAAGCATCTGCGCAGCAACTCGTGGTCCGACTCGCTGGATGATATACGGCTCGGCGGATCATCGTCGGCGGTCGTCGGGTTCGGCGGTGACATCGGCACCAGGTGCTTGCTCGGCGATAGCAACCGCTACCTGTACGATAACTTCAAGCGAAGCTACGCGGAAATGCTGTACCGGTGGGGGTTGCTGGTGCAGCGGGCCAAAGTGCTCAAGTATCTGTCCAGCTACGTCGACACACCGCGCTGTGTGGAGTTTGTGACGGAATGCTTAAACTGCTGCCGGGTCGGAGCGCCGGCCTGTGCGAGCTGCAAGAAGCCGGTACTGTACTGCAGCCTGTGCCGTTTGCCGGTGCGCGGTGCGGCGAACGCCTGCCTGCACTGTGGCCACGGGGGCCATACGGAGCATATGCGGATATGGTTCGAGCGGCACGACGTGTGCGCTACCGGGTGCGGATGTCCGTGTTTGAGCAAAAGTTCAAAGCTTTGTAATTTGTAG
- the LOC118509141 gene encoding GATOR complex protein Wdr59 isoform X2 gives MSSFTESRAGGSLGGLIGVGGAGTVGSEPLCLQRKSSWVREYRDLQANVMSVDWTGSWILLAGRRLLALQSLRDYECTDASNPRMDDTIDCGLRKFQRHSKYEVTAAEWAICQNSQEYCAIATCQQIEVVTWRSGEPTLQHSLRAHTRMITDIDWHSKVPHLLASCSIDTFTHLWDLRDPRKPVLSLSAVCMSGASQVGFNRVSGNLVATAHDGDLRIWDQRKGSCPIQYITAHLSRIHGINWSHDHETSLSTASQDGTVKYFDINNPRRAEKIITTSCPVWRARYTPFADGLVTTSVPQQGRGENSLLMWNNSKQDAPICALVGHTDVVLDFAWGRKDIHDPELITWSRDQTIRIWRIDEEVRKLCERYPPDDDDGFMIEEAGSNGGNGGGLPSSSGKFTLSGCPKSPMREKQPSVSLQHEFSLLNPNIPHIDIEVLDPIKRTATVRISVNGYVIMLQVNFPPLYPNNGTVPEFHYCQGTSLDDALSVTLMKVLRTTASQRVKKGRTCLEQCLRALVNQLKKSFNNGDRHLRLQSPRLEGALSSALHDACVPFPKTSGVRFSQVGILVTFSRPLNTKRISLKQQNTTPRALSALSGGYLGNVMGSQPILYAHRDPSTSSFYLPDRKSSRHRGSSVKINVSPVHVYDVSKILYVSRELAEHYIINTTNVAEMCRHNRAAAEKYGRPDLVQCWSLAEMIAQPSTEFETDDDMLCAQNPFAKSLLESLIHHFARIHDVQTAAMLCCAFGRHCPSALELSMSSSSSSKSINQSPSGSPYHTILPVDPSSNQGWILAQQLKHLRSNSWSDSLDDIRLGGSSSAVVGFGGDIGTRCLLGDSNRYLYDNFKRSYAEMLYRWGLLVQRAKVLKYLSSYVDTPRCVEFVTECLNCCRVGAPACASCKKPVLYCSLCRLPVRGAANACLHCGHGGHTEHMRIWFERHDVCATGCGCPCLSKSSKLCNL, from the exons ATGTCATCCTTTACCGAGTCGCGCGCTGGCGGAAGTTTGGGCGGTTTGATCGGTGTCGGTGGTGCGGGAACCGTCGGCAGCGAGCCATTATGTCTGCAGCGCAAAAGTTCCTGGGTGCGGGAGTACCGCGATCTGCAGGCGAACGTAATGTCCGTCGATTGGACCGGTTCGTGGATACTGCTGGCCGGTCGGCGACTGCTCGCCCTGCAGTCACTGCGTGACTACGAGTGTACGGACGCCAGCAACCCGCGCATGGACGATACGATCGACTGTGGGCTGCGAAAGTTTCAGCGCCACTCGAAGTATGAGGTGACGGCCGCCGAATGGGCCATCTGCCAGAACAGTCAGGAGTACTGTGCGATCGCTACCTGCCAGCAGATCGAGGTCGTCACGTGGCGCTCCGGCGAACCGACCCTGCAGCACTCGCTTCGAGCGCACACCCGAATGATAACGGACATCGACTGGCACTCGAAGGTGCCGCACCTTCTGGCCAGTTGCTCGATCGACACGTTCACGCATCTGTGGGATCTGCGCGATCCCCGGAAGCCGGTACTGTCGCTGAGTGCGGTCTGTATGTCCGGTGCCAGTCAGGTGGGTTTTAATCGGGTCTCGGGGAATCTGGTCGCCACGGCCCACGATGGCGACCTGCGCATCTGGGACCAGCGCAAAGGTTCGTGTCCGATACAGTACATAACGGCGCATCTGTCGCGCATCCACGGTATCAACTGGAGCCACGATCACGAGACGAGCCTGTCCACCGCTAGCCAGGACGGTACGGTGAAATACTTCGACATAAACAACCCGCGCCGGGCGGAGAAAATCATCACGACGTCCTGTCCAGTGTGGCGGGCCCGGTACACCCCGTTTGCGGACGGTCTGGTTACGACCAGCGTTCCGCAGCAGGGGCGCGGCGAGAACAGTCTCCTGATGTGGAACAACTCCAAGCAGGACGCGCCCATTTGCGCGTTGGTCGGGCATACGGACGTCGTGCTGGACTTTGCCTGGGGCCGGAAGGACATTCACGATCCCGAGCTGATTACGTGGTCGCGCGACCAAACCATACGCATCTGGCGCATCGACGAGGAGGTACGGAAGCTGTGCGAACGCTACCCACCGGACGATGACGACGGGTTCATGATCGAGGAGGCTGGCAGTAATGGGGGGAATGGCGGAGGCCTACCCAGTAGTTCCGGCAAATTTACGCTGTCCGGCTGCCCGAAGAGTCCGATGCGCGAGAAGCAACCGTCGGTTTCGTTGCAGCACGAATTTTCGCTGCTAAACCCCAACATTCCGCACATCGACATTGAGGTGCTGGATCCGATCAAGCGTACCGCCACCGTACGAATCTCCGTCAATGGGTACGTGATCATGTTGCAGGTGAACTTTCCACCGCTCTACCCGAACAACGGGACGGTGCCGGAGTTTCACTACTGTCAGGGAACTTCGCTGGACGATGCGCTTTCCGTGACGCTCATGAAGGTTCTGCGGACCACCGCCAGTCAGCGTGTGAAAAAGGGTCGCACGTGTCTGGAGCAGTGTTTGCGGGCGTTGGTGAATCAGCTGAAGAAATCGTTCAACAATGGAGATCGCCATCTGCGGCTACAGTCGCCCCGGCTGGAAGGTGCGCTCAGTAGTGCACTGCACGATGCGTGTGTACCATTCCCCAAAACCTCTGGGGTTCGGTTTAGCCAGGTGGGCATCCTCGTAACGTTCTCGCGTCCGCTGAACACGAAACGCATTAGCTTGAAGCAGCAAAACACGACACCGAGAGCACTGTCGGCACTGAGCGGTGGTTATCTGGGGAACGTGATGGGATCGCAACCCATTCTGTACGCTCATCGGGATCCTAGCACGTCATCGTTTTATCTGCCGGATAGG AAATCATCGCGCCACCGAGGATCGTCGGTCAAAATCAACGTATCGCCCGTGCACGTATACGACGTGTCGAAGATCCTCTACGTAAGTCGCGAGCTGGCGGAACACTACATCATCAACACCACAAACGTGGCCGAAATGTGTCGCCATAATCGTGCCGCGGCGGAAAAGTACGGTCGACCGGATCTGGTACAGTGCTGGTCGCTGGCCGAAATGatcgcacaaccgagcacCGAGTTCGAGACGGACGACGACATGCTGTGCGCTCAGAATCCGTTCGCCAAAAGTCTCCTGGAGTCGCT CATTCATCACTTTGCCCGCATCCACGATGTACAGACGGCGGCAATGCTTTGCTGTGCGTTCGGTCGCCACTGCCCATCCGCACTGGAGCTGTCGATGAGCTCCAGTTCGAGCAGCAAATCCATTAACCAAAGT CCAAGCGGTTCACCGTACCACACGATCCTTCCGGTCGATCCATCCTCCAACCAGGGCTGGATACTGGCCCAGCAGCTGAAGCATCTGCGCAGCAACTCGTGGTCCGACTCGCTGGATGATATACGGCTCGGCGGATCATCGTCGGCGGTCGTCGGGTTCGGCGGTGACATCGGCACCAGGTGCTTGCTCGGCGATAGCAACCGCTACCTGTACGATAACTTCAAGCGAAGCTACGCGGAAATGCTGTACCGGTGGGGGTTGCTGGTGCAGCGGGCCAAAGTGCTCAAGTATCTGTCCAGCTACGTCGACACACCGCGCTGTGTGGAGTTTGTGACGGAATGCTTAAACTGCTGCCGGGTCGGAGCGCCGGCCTGTGCGAGCTGCAAGAAGCCGGTACTGTACTGCAGCCTGTGCCGTTTGCCGGTGCGCGGTGCGGCGAACGCCTGCCTGCACTGTGGCCACGGGGGCCATACGGAGCATATGCGGATATGGTTCGAGCGGCACGACGTGTGCGCTACCGGGTGCGGATGTCCGTGTTTGAGCAAAAGTTCAAAGCTTTGTAATTTGTAG
- the LOC118509142 gene encoding guanine nucleotide-binding protein-like 1 has protein sequence MPQGRRKVAFSGKQKKQQLLAKKQAKSSTSHNLIRNLKDEESSDISEDSDMPRTFGENIEKINMQPLKDPRSKTNRYVLQFHRETPKELRELKEEARKGLEYRSEKEMELGDNFFQRYDFPTRPKWCYEMSKEQLDGNENRYFFKYVTKLEKDHYDDMKSLSFCELNLETWRQLWRVLELSDIVLIIVDARFPTLMFPPSLYKYVTEELGKGMMLVINKIDLVEAEAVLAWKQYFEQKYPQIKVVLFTSYPSYNLRGKQESKFGLKIRRRRGRMRMAAEGAQQIYDVCRKYVGDEVDLGSWEQKILEERNAPMDVDGDDDEKVIAERTHEEEKDFAFEEPVKFRNGVLTIGCVGFPNVGKSSLLNAVMGRKVVSVSRTPGHTKHFQTIFLTNTVRLCDCPGLVFPSSTPRRLQVLMGSYPIAQLREPYGSIRFLAERLDLVQLLALKHPENDNDEWSPIDICDAWAIKRGFLTAKAARPDTYRAANSILRMALDGKITLSLKPIGYHQEKERLATDPGLARVKEIQAIVENDGHEDEDDFFSDTDTEDVAGVSNDGDNEEDEDANSTLSPPASSSTVNPFDLLGSPE, from the exons ATGCCCCAGGGAAGGCGCAAGGTGGCATTCAGTGgaaagcagaagaaacaaCAGCTGTTAGCGAAAAAACAAGCCAAAA GTAGCACATCGCACAATTTAATCCGCAACCTTAAGGATGAAGAATCGAGCGATATCAGCGAGGACAGCGATATGCCCCGGACGTTCGGTGAAAACATCGAAAAGATCAATATGCAACCGTTGAAGGATCCGCGCAGCAAAACGAACCGCTACGTGCTACAGTTCCACCGGGAAACGCCGAAGGAGCTGCGAGAATTGAAGGAAGAGGCCCGGAAGGGATTGGAGTATCGGAGCGAGAAGGAGATGGAACTGGGGGACAACTTTTTTCAGCGGTATGATTTTCCCACCCGACCCAAGTGGTGCTACGAGATGTCTAAGGAGCAGTTGGATGGGAATGAGAATCGATACTTTTTT AAATACGTTACAAAGCTGGAGAAAGATCATTACGATGATATGAAATCGCTGAGCTTCTGTGAGTTGAATCTGGAAACGTGGCGTCAGTTGTGGCGTGTGTTAGAGCTGTCGGACATAGTTTTAATCATTGTGGATGCCCGTTTTCCT ACACTAATGTTTCCTCCGTCGCTGTACAAGTACGTGACGGAAGAGCTTGGCAAAGGTATGATGCTGGTCATCAACAAGATTGACCTGGTGGAAGCCGAGGCGGTGCTAGCCTGGAAGCAGTACTTCGAGCAAAAGTATCCGCAAATCAAGGTGGTGCTGTTCACGTCCTACCCTTCGTACAATTTGCGCGGCAAGCAGGAAAGCAAGTTCGGGCTCAAAATTCGTCGCCGGCGGGGCCGCATGCGTATGGCGGCGGAAGGCGCACAGCAGATCTATGACGTTTGCCGCAAGTACGTTGGCGACGAGGTGGATTTGGGTTCGTGGGAGCAAAAGATCCTGGAAGAACGGAACGCTCCCATGGACGTGGACGGGGACGACGATGAGAAGGTCATTGCCGAGCGGACCCACGAGGAGGAGAAAGATTTCGCCTTCGAAGAGCCGGTAAAGTTTAGAAATGGAGTACTCACGATCGGTTGCGTCGGGTTTCCGAACGTTGGAAAATCGTCGCTGCTGAATGCCGTCATGGGCCGGAAGGTGGTTAGCGTAAGCCGCACGCCGGGTCACACGAAACACTTTCAAAcgatttttctaaccaacacgGTCCGGCTGTGTGATTGTCCGGGTTTGGTGTTTCCTTCCTCAACGCCTCGACGGTTGCAAGTGCTGATGGGAAGTTACCCGATCGCACAACTCCGCGAACCGTACGGTTCAATCCGGTTTCTTGCGGAGCGTCTCGATTTGGTGCAATTGCTTGCGCTGAAGCACCCGGAGAATGATAATGACGAATGGTCACCGATCGATATTTGTGACGCTTGGGCAATCAAACGTGGATTCCTAACGGCGAAAGCGGCTCGACCCGACACGTACCGGGCAGCGAACAGTATTCTCCGGATGGCACTGGACGGAAAAATTACGCTCTCCCTTAAGCCTATCGGCTACCATCAGGAGAAGGAGCGGCTGGCCACCGATCCGGGGCTGGCGAGGGTGAAAGAAATTCAAGCGATCGTTGAGAACGATGGTCACGAGGATGAGGACGATTTCTTTTCGGACACGGACACGGAAGATGTGGCCGGGGTTAGCAATGACGGAGACAATGAGGAAGATGAGGATGCGAACAGCACGCTTTCGCCACCGGCCAGTTCCAGCACTGTGAATCCGTTCGATCTACTCGGCAGTCCTGAGTAA
- the LOC118509141 gene encoding GATOR complex protein Wdr59 isoform X3 has product MSSFTESRAGGSLGGLIGVGGAGTVGSEPLCLQRKSSWVREYRDLQANVMSVDWTGSWILLAGRRLLALQSLRDYECTDASNPRMDDTIDCGLRKFQRHSKYEVTAAEWAICQNSQEYCAIATCQQIEVVTWRSGEPTLQHSLRAHTRMITDIDWHSKVPHLLASCSIDTFTHLWDLRDPRKPVLSLSAVCMSGASQVGFNRVSGNLVATAHDGDLRIWDQRKGSCPIQYITAHLSRIHGINWSHDHETSLSTASQDGTVKYFDINNPRRAEKIITTSCPVWRARYTPFADGLVTTSVPQQGRGENSLLMWNNSKQDAPICALVGHTDVVLDFAWGRKDIHDPELITWSRDQTIRIWRIDEEVRKLCERYPPDDDDGFMIEEAGSNGGNGGGLPSSSGKFTLSGCPKSPMREKQPSVSLQHEFSLLNPNIPHIDIEVLDPIKRTATVRISVNGYVIMLQVNFPPLYPNNGTVPEFHYCQGTSLDDALSVTLMKVLRTTASQRVKKGRTCLEQCLRALVNQLKKSFNNGDRHLRLQSPRLEGALSSALHDACVPFPKTSGVRFSQVGILVTFSRPLNTKRISLKQQNTTPRALSALSGGYLGNVMGSQPILYAHRDPSTSSFYLPDRKSSRHRGSSVKINVSPVHVYDVSKILYVSRELAEHYIINTTNVAEMCRHNRAAAEKYGRPDLVQCWSLAEMIAQPSTEFETDDDMLCAQNPFAKSLLESLIHHFARIHDVQTAAMLCCAFGRHCPSALELSMSSSSSSKSINQSASLNAASFTIGACTGTGTSCCWLITLLFHGIWCWMCAVVPSSNPDDASGCSISSSGSTHFLDDKI; this is encoded by the exons ATGTCATCCTTTACCGAGTCGCGCGCTGGCGGAAGTTTGGGCGGTTTGATCGGTGTCGGTGGTGCGGGAACCGTCGGCAGCGAGCCATTATGTCTGCAGCGCAAAAGTTCCTGGGTGCGGGAGTACCGCGATCTGCAGGCGAACGTAATGTCCGTCGATTGGACCGGTTCGTGGATACTGCTGGCCGGTCGGCGACTGCTCGCCCTGCAGTCACTGCGTGACTACGAGTGTACGGACGCCAGCAACCCGCGCATGGACGATACGATCGACTGTGGGCTGCGAAAGTTTCAGCGCCACTCGAAGTATGAGGTGACGGCCGCCGAATGGGCCATCTGCCAGAACAGTCAGGAGTACTGTGCGATCGCTACCTGCCAGCAGATCGAGGTCGTCACGTGGCGCTCCGGCGAACCGACCCTGCAGCACTCGCTTCGAGCGCACACCCGAATGATAACGGACATCGACTGGCACTCGAAGGTGCCGCACCTTCTGGCCAGTTGCTCGATCGACACGTTCACGCATCTGTGGGATCTGCGCGATCCCCGGAAGCCGGTACTGTCGCTGAGTGCGGTCTGTATGTCCGGTGCCAGTCAGGTGGGTTTTAATCGGGTCTCGGGGAATCTGGTCGCCACGGCCCACGATGGCGACCTGCGCATCTGGGACCAGCGCAAAGGTTCGTGTCCGATACAGTACATAACGGCGCATCTGTCGCGCATCCACGGTATCAACTGGAGCCACGATCACGAGACGAGCCTGTCCACCGCTAGCCAGGACGGTACGGTGAAATACTTCGACATAAACAACCCGCGCCGGGCGGAGAAAATCATCACGACGTCCTGTCCAGTGTGGCGGGCCCGGTACACCCCGTTTGCGGACGGTCTGGTTACGACCAGCGTTCCGCAGCAGGGGCGCGGCGAGAACAGTCTCCTGATGTGGAACAACTCCAAGCAGGACGCGCCCATTTGCGCGTTGGTCGGGCATACGGACGTCGTGCTGGACTTTGCCTGGGGCCGGAAGGACATTCACGATCCCGAGCTGATTACGTGGTCGCGCGACCAAACCATACGCATCTGGCGCATCGACGAGGAGGTACGGAAGCTGTGCGAACGCTACCCACCGGACGATGACGACGGGTTCATGATCGAGGAGGCTGGCAGTAATGGGGGGAATGGCGGAGGCCTACCCAGTAGTTCCGGCAAATTTACGCTGTCCGGCTGCCCGAAGAGTCCGATGCGCGAGAAGCAACCGTCGGTTTCGTTGCAGCACGAATTTTCGCTGCTAAACCCCAACATTCCGCACATCGACATTGAGGTGCTGGATCCGATCAAGCGTACCGCCACCGTACGAATCTCCGTCAATGGGTACGTGATCATGTTGCAGGTGAACTTTCCACCGCTCTACCCGAACAACGGGACGGTGCCGGAGTTTCACTACTGTCAGGGAACTTCGCTGGACGATGCGCTTTCCGTGACGCTCATGAAGGTTCTGCGGACCACCGCCAGTCAGCGTGTGAAAAAGGGTCGCACGTGTCTGGAGCAGTGTTTGCGGGCGTTGGTGAATCAGCTGAAGAAATCGTTCAACAATGGAGATCGCCATCTGCGGCTACAGTCGCCCCGGCTGGAAGGTGCGCTCAGTAGTGCACTGCACGATGCGTGTGTACCATTCCCCAAAACCTCTGGGGTTCGGTTTAGCCAGGTGGGCATCCTCGTAACGTTCTCGCGTCCGCTGAACACGAAACGCATTAGCTTGAAGCAGCAAAACACGACACCGAGAGCACTGTCGGCACTGAGCGGTGGTTATCTGGGGAACGTGATGGGATCGCAACCCATTCTGTACGCTCATCGGGATCCTAGCACGTCATCGTTTTATCTGCCGGATAGG AAATCATCGCGCCACCGAGGATCGTCGGTCAAAATCAACGTATCGCCCGTGCACGTATACGACGTGTCGAAGATCCTCTACGTAAGTCGCGAGCTGGCGGAACACTACATCATCAACACCACAAACGTGGCCGAAATGTGTCGCCATAATCGTGCCGCGGCGGAAAAGTACGGTCGACCGGATCTGGTACAGTGCTGGTCGCTGGCCGAAATGatcgcacaaccgagcacCGAGTTCGAGACGGACGACGACATGCTGTGCGCTCAGAATCCGTTCGCCAAAAGTCTCCTGGAGTCGCT CATTCATCACTTTGCCCGCATCCACGATGTACAGACGGCGGCAATGCTTTGCTGTGCGTTCGGTCGCCACTGCCCATCCGCACTGGAGCTGTCGATGAGCTCCAGTTCGAGCAGCAAATCCATTAACCAAAGT GCCTCTCTAAATGCGGCGAGTTTTACGATAGGCGCATGTACGGGTACGGGGACTAGTTGCTGTTGGTTGATAACACTTTTGTTCCATGGCATATGGTGCTGGATGTGCGCGGTCGTTCCCTCTTCCAATCCGGATGATGCTTCCGGTTGCTCGATTAGTTCATCCGGTTCAACGCATTTTTTGGACGACAAAATTTAA
- the LOC118509143 gene encoding replication protein A 32 kDa subunit, with protein sequence MPDLCLGANSSKSLLCCFYLSPKMNDSFGAGGFTTSGGAGSENKAEGVLPLVIQQVLESSDSGITLFGHQYAMVTLVAIIRNVEYSSTKVTYQLEDHTGQIDAHFWIEEDGATSTPSIVPQSYARVVGSVRNQGGTKAIMIFKIDQIDSPNEVTTHLLEVLHSRYKGEENSKRKTEPGLDTNANAASNGGFMESDSVGASLGLNGKQLAVYKVIKNHVSDIGISRKELQAKFSHINPSEMQSIIDHMGQEGMIYTTVDTEHFFCVDA encoded by the exons ATGCCGGACCTGTGTTTGGGCGCCAATTCAAGTAAATccttgttgtgttgtttttaccTCTCGCCAAAAATGAACGATAGCT TTGGTGCCGGTGGTTTTACCACATCCGGTGGTGCTGGATCCGAGAACAAAGCGGAAGGTGTCCTGCCGCTCGTCATCCAGCAGGTGCTAGAATCGTCGGACAGTGGCATAACGCTGTTCGGACATCAGTATGCGATGGTTACGCTGGTGGCCATCATACGGAATGTCGAGTACTCGTCAACCAAAGTCACTTACCAGCTGGAAGATCATACAG GCCAAATTGATGCACACTTCTGGATCGAAGAGGATGGTGCCACCAGCACGCCAAGCATTGTACCGCAGTCCTACGCACGGGTCGTCGGATCGGTAAGGAACCAGGGCGGCACGAAAGCGATCATGATATTCAAGATCGATCAGATTGATTCGCCGAACGAAGTTACCACCCATCTGCTAGAGGTGCTGCACTCACGGTACAAGGGAGAAGAGAACAGCAAGCGTAAGACGGAACCCGGCCTGGATACGAACGCTAACGCGGCCTCGAACGGTGGTTTCATGGAATCCGATTCGGTCGGTGCATCGCTCGGTTTGAACGGAAAGCAGCTGGCCGTGTACAAAGTGATTAAAAACCATGTCTCCGATATTGGCATCAGTCGCAAGGAGTTGCAAGCCAAATTTTCACACATCAATCCTTCCGAGATGCA GAGCATCATTGACCACATGGGACAGGAAGGAATGATATACACCACAGTCGACACCGAACATTTCTTTTGTGTGGACGCATAA